GTTCCGTTTTTTACGTGGTCGTGAGGGCTCCGTCAGATAGTAGTGAACCATACGTTCACTTTTCCCGAGTGATTCAGCGATTTCTCTGATCTTCTTGCCCTGTCGTTTCAACATCTGTGCTTCATGCATCAGTAACTCCAGCATTGTAGGGCGTACTCCTTGTTTTCATGATTGTTTGGCTACAACCATTACAAGGCAGTACTGCCCTTTTTTCAAGCCGGAGTCTGCAATTTACCTCCGGTGTTTTCCTGCAATTTACCTCCGGTGGCGACATACTTAAAAGAGAAAAATATCAACGAGTGATTGACAAATAGATAATGGAGTGTTTATATATCGATATGAAATTATCTATTAAATAAGTACTTCATGCAGGTAAACAGATCACATGTGGTATTTTAGGAGGCGTTTTATATGAAGGGTTTCGCAATGCGAAAAATAGGTAAAACCGGATGGGTTGAAAAGGCCACGCCTGAATGTGGGCCGCTTGATGCAATCGTAAAGCCTCTGGCTGTTTCTCCGTGTACTTCCGATGTGCACACCGTATGGGAAGGCGCCATCGGAGAAAGAACGGATATGATTCTGGGACATGAGGCCGTGGGAGAAGTGGTCGAAGTCGGTTCTCTTGTTAAAGATTTTACATCAGGTGACAAAGTGATTATACCCGCAATTACACCTGACTGGTCTTCGCCCGAATCTCAGGCCGGATTTTCCATGCATTCGGGAGGAATGTTGGCAGGCTGGAAGTTTTCTAATTTTAAAGATGGTGTTTTTGCAGATTACTTTCATGTAAACGACGCTGATGGAAACCTTGCCCTTTTGCCGGAAGAACTTGATGTTGCAGAAGCTGTCATGTTAAGTGATATGGTACCAACAGGCTTTCATGGTGTGGAATTAGCTGAAATCAAATTTGGAGATGACGTATGTGTCGTCGGAATAGGGCCGGTTGGGTTAATGGCAGTTGCAGGAGCAGCCTTATCAGGTGCAGCCAATATATATGCAGTAGGTTCACGTCCCGTTTGTTCGCAGGTTGCTAAAGAATATGGAGCAACGGATATTATTAATTATCGCGATGGTGATCTTGTTGAACAAATCATGGATAAAACCAATGGGAAAGGTGTGGATAAGGCAATTGTAGCAGGGGGTACCGCAACGGAGACCTTTAATCAGGTATTAAAAATA
This portion of the Sediminispirochaeta bajacaliforniensis DSM 16054 genome encodes:
- a CDS encoding NAD(P)-dependent alcohol dehydrogenase; this translates as MKGFAMRKIGKTGWVEKATPECGPLDAIVKPLAVSPCTSDVHTVWEGAIGERTDMILGHEAVGEVVEVGSLVKDFTSGDKVIIPAITPDWSSPESQAGFSMHSGGMLAGWKFSNFKDGVFADYFHVNDADGNLALLPEELDVAEAVMLSDMVPTGFHGVELAEIKFGDDVCVVGIGPVGLMAVAGAALSGAANIYAVGSRPVCSQVAKEYGATDIINYRDGDLVEQIMDKTNGKGVDKAIVAGGTATETFNQVLKILKPGGRIGNVNYLGSGENVLINRLDWGCGMGHKVIAGGLMPGGRLRMEKLAALATTGRLDLGKLITHKFNGMEHLEEALLLMKDKPKELIKPVVIV